GCTCTGGCACTGATCAGGCAGATCAACCGTAAAAATGTGGGGCTTACCTTTAATCTGTGCCATTGGCTGGCCACCACCTCTGCCGCCGAACGTACCCAACTCAAACCCCATCTGAAAGAACTCCAACCCTACCTGAAAATGATGACCGTTTGTGGGGCCAATGATGTCATAACGCAACAGAAAACGATATGGGATGATTATATTTTACCCCTCGGAACGGGCAGTTTTGATACCTATGGCCTGATCCGATACGCAGTTAAAGCCCTTAAATTTAACGGGCCCATTGGGGTGCAGTGTTATAATATCAAGGGGAATAAACCGCAGTTGGTTCAAACGACGATTAAGGTTTGGAGAGGGTATACATCACGTTTGGAAAGGGAACAATGAAAATTCAGCCCGAATCGCTTTCCCTTCACCCACGGACGTCCCCGCGCCGGTGGATCTGGGCCCTGCTTTTTTTGGGCCATAACGATCCATTACATCGACCGGCAGGTGTTGTCTTTTTTTGCGCTTCAGTTGCAAACCGAAATAGGTTGGTCGGAAATTGAGTATGGCTATATCGTCACGGCGTTTCAGTTTTTGTATGCCGTCGGAGAGTTTGATACTGTAAAATCATAAAAACTGATACATTCATGGAATTTACGAAAGAACACCTCGAAACCTATCACCGCGACGGCTACGTTGTGGTGCGTAATTTTTTTACACAGGAAGAGGTAGAGTTGCTCTACCGAATTGCCGTCAGGGATGATGTCCTGAGTAAAAAAAGTTATGATCGTACCGATGCTTCCGGACTGAAAACAAAACTGGCCCTGTGGTATTCATTGGATGACAGCCTCTACAGTAAATTCGCCCGTTCGGAGCGTATTGTCAACGGCGTAGAGCAGATATTGGGCGGTAGAGCGGCACATTATCATTCAAAACTGATGCAAAAAGAACCCAAAACGGGCGGAGCCTGGGAGTGGCATCAGGACTACGGGTATTGGTATAAAAATAACGGATTTTTATTTCCGGAGATGCTCAGTGTTTTGACCGCCCTCACTCCAGCAACCAAAGAAAACGGATGTTTGCAGATGATACGGGGATCCCACAAAATGGGCCGGGTTGAGCACGGCTTTGCGGGAGAACAGGTAGGGGCTGACATGGAAAAAGTAAATGAGGCTCTTAAAATCATGCCGCTGGACTATTTGGAGATGGAAGCCGGCGATACCGCTTTTTTTCATTGCAATACCCTGCACGCTTCAGCGGCTAATCTATCCGATAAGCCTCGTTGGTCAATCATTACGGCCTATAACCTGGCAAGTAACAAACCTTACAAAGATGTTCATACGAGCAGTTACACACCGATTGAACCTTTTACCGGCAATTTACCGGACGAGAAAGCGGTAAGTATTACGGATGATGCCGAATTTTTGGTAAAATAGATAGAGTTTTTCAGCAGGAGGGCGATTTCGCAGTTACTATGTTGATTTGGAAAGGTAAAAAAGTAGATATTTACTCAACAATAAAAATAGCATGAACATTAAGTTTTACGCCCCTGCCTGGGGAAACACGCTGCCGTTTGATACGTTCTGCAAAAATGTCAAAGAGGCCGGTTACAATGGTGTGGAAATGACCCTGCCTTTTGAAGAAAAAGAAAAACAGAATATTCTGGATACATTCAAAACCTACGAGCTCGAATTCATCGGGCAATATTACCAATCCTTTGAGCGCGACTTGGACGAGCACGCCGAAAACTACGAAAAATACCTGCGAAACCTGATTGCCGCCAAGCCTGTTTTCATTAACTGTCAAACGGGAAAGGATTACTTCAGCTTCGAGCAAAATAAGCGATTGTTTGATCTGGCTGCCCGTATTTCCCGGGAAACAGGCGTGAGGATTATTCACGAAACGCATCGAGGCAAGAGTCTTTTTGCGGCACACATCGCCCGGGAATACTTTACTGAAATCCCTGATTTACGGATTTGTCTGGACATCTCTCATTGGTGTAATGTCCATGAATCCCTGCTGGCCGATCAGCACGAAGCCGTTGAACTTGCCATTTCGCGGGCTGACCATATCCACACCCGCATCGGGCATCCGGAAGGACCTCAGGTAAATGATCCCAGAGCCCCCGAATGGAAAGAAACCCTTGAGACCCATTTGAAATGGTGGGATAAAGTAGTGGAACTCCATCAAAACAACAATACCCCATTGACGATGACTACCGAATTCGGCCCGGCAACCTATATGCCCGTATTGCCCTATACTCAACAGCCGGTGGGAAACCAGTGGGAAATCAACCTATTCATGATGAATTTGCTGAAAAAACGCTTCAGAGGACATTAAAAAAGGAAAACAGCCGATCTGTGATCGGTATTCCAAAAGCATATGCTGAATAACGAAACGGCTGTGAGCCACTGTGGCCTAAACGACCATTGTATTCGATGACCGGTAATGAAGGTTCTGATGATAAAATAATACGCAGCAGTACAGTCCTTTGGAGCTATTTATACCGAATTTGCTAAAATATTGGAAAATATTGCCAATTCATCGGTATACTCCCATGGCTAAAGCCCATTTCTTTGCAGGTGAATAGAGTCGTTTAAAAATGAACAACCCGGTAGATAGATGCCCATGACAGACCGCTCTCCGGCAGATTTTGCCCGGGATTGTTTCTTTCGCGGCTTTCGCATGAGCCGTTGTTCTTCAATCCGAATCATCGGTAAATATGTAACCTGACCATGTTTCAACTGACCAATAAAATTGCGGTAATTACCGGTGGCGGCAGTGGTATCGGCAAAGCTATCTCCCTTCTCTTTGCCCGGCAGGGAGCCACCGTCCATATCCTTGAACTGAATGTCGAGGCTTCCAAAGAAGCCGTAAAACAAATAACCTATGACGGA
Above is a window of Runella slithyformis DSM 19594 DNA encoding:
- a CDS encoding phytanoyl-CoA dioxygenase family protein — encoded protein: MEFTKEHLETYHRDGYVVVRNFFTQEEVELLYRIAVRDDVLSKKSYDRTDASGLKTKLALWYSLDDSLYSKFARSERIVNGVEQILGGRAAHYHSKLMQKEPKTGGAWEWHQDYGYWYKNNGFLFPEMLSVLTALTPATKENGCLQMIRGSHKMGRVEHGFAGEQVGADMEKVNEALKIMPLDYLEMEAGDTAFFHCNTLHASAANLSDKPRWSIITAYNLASNKPYKDVHTSSYTPIEPFTGNLPDEKAVSITDDAEFLVK
- a CDS encoding sugar phosphate isomerase/epimerase family protein, which codes for MNIKFYAPAWGNTLPFDTFCKNVKEAGYNGVEMTLPFEEKEKQNILDTFKTYELEFIGQYYQSFERDLDEHAENYEKYLRNLIAAKPVFINCQTGKDYFSFEQNKRLFDLAARISRETGVRIIHETHRGKSLFAAHIAREYFTEIPDLRICLDISHWCNVHESLLADQHEAVELAISRADHIHTRIGHPEGPQVNDPRAPEWKETLETHLKWWDKVVELHQNNNTPLTMTTEFGPATYMPVLPYTQQPVGNQWEINLFMMNLLKKRFRGH